The Candidatus Amarolinea dominans region CCCCAGTTGGCGACATCATCAGTCAATCTGGCCCAGTACGATGCCCTACTCAGGAGGTGAACGATGACAGTGCTTGAACCAATTGCGCAACACTGCAAACGCCTGCGGCTGCCCAGCATCGCCGAGGCCGTACCGGAAGCCCTGAGCCTGGCCCAGCAGCAGGACTGGTCTCTCGAGAGTTTCCTGCTCTATCTGTTAGAGCAGGGAAACAGCCGGTCGCCAGCAGCGTCGGGTTGAGCGCTTGCTACGTGAGGCTCACCACCCGACAAAACCCTGGCCGGTTTGAGCAGTCCCGGCTGCCTTTACGCTTGCGCCGCCAATTAGCTGGCCTGATCGAGGGCGGTTTCATCAAGGAGGCAGAAAACATATTGATTTTTGGCCAACCCGGGACTGGGAAAACACATTTGGCCGCCGCGTTGGCTTACGAATGGATTCACCACGATTACAGCGTCTGGTTCACTCCGACCTATAAACTGGTCGACGGCTT contains the following coding sequences:
- a CDS encoding ATP-binding protein, coding for MQTPAAAQHRRGRTGSPEPGPAAGLVSREFPALSVRAGKQPVASSVGLSACYVRLTTRQNPGRFEQSRLPLRLRRQLAGLIEGGFIKEAENILIFGQPGTGKTHLAAALAYEWIHHDYSVWFTPTYKLVDGLLRAKRDYALEPELKRLDRFQVVILDDIGYVQQSREEMEVLFTFLAERYERRSVVITSNLVFSQWDQISTDPLTTAAAIDRVVHHSRIIEFGSEMTSMRAEAAARRQSQEMGQAQPGQVEQFRN